A genomic segment from Anabas testudineus chromosome 6, fAnaTes1.2, whole genome shotgun sequence encodes:
- the ehf gene encoding ETS homologous factor — protein sequence MSVTSTTTLDSQLTATWGSANTYADVPMVMSGYTSRLWPHDCQPQFWSKYQVWEWLQQVMDMHQIDASSIPFQNFDMDGHQLCSLSYQDFIRAAGSVGPILFHSITELKWSGASESLRGQYHVEIGQMDIKPEIDFSCPFPDVAPGVNLEIYDPTIHPLAPAASPTPSSPDIKRSYSRPHQVKKHSPRGTHLWEFIRDILLNPERNPGLIKWEDRTEGVFRFLKSEAVAQLWGKKKNNSSMTYEKLSRAMRYYYKREILERVDGRRLVYKFGRNARGWRETEK from the exons ATGAGTGTAACTTCAACCACCACCTTGGACAGCCAGCTGACCGCTACCTGGGGCTCTGCTAACACCTACGCCGACG TTCCGATGGTGATGTCTGGTTACACGAGCCGTCTGTGGCCTCACGACTGCCAGCCTCAGTTCTGGAGCAAGTACCAGGTGTGGGAGTGGCTGCAGCAGGTCATGGACATGCACCAGATTGATGCCTCTAGCATTCCTTTTCAAAACTTTGACATGGACGGCCATCAGCTCTGCAGCCTGAGCTACCAAGACTTCATCCGTGCTGCTGGCAGCGTGGGACCCATTCTCTTCCACAGCATCACAGAGCTCAAGTGGAGTGGTGCATCGGAAAGTCTGAGAG GGCAGTACCATGTGGAAATAGGACAAATGGACATCAAACCAGAGA ttgaTTTCTCCTGTCCGTTCCCAGACGTTGCACCTGGAG TTAACTTAGAAATCTACGATCCCACAATTCACCCGCTGGCACCTGCTGCCTCTCCCACTCCTTCCAGTCCTG ACATAAAAAGATCCTACAGTCGTCCTCATCAGGTcaaaaaacaca GCCCAAGGGGGACCCATCTGTGGGAGTTCATCAGGGACATTCTACTGAACCCAGAGCGAAACCCAGGTCTAATCAAGTGGGAGGACCGGACAGAGGGGGTTTTCCGCTTCTTGAAGTCGGAGGCAGTGGCGCAGCTATGGGGCAAGAAAAAGAATAACAGCAGCATGACATATGAGAAACTAAGTCGAGCAATGAG ATATTATTACAAAAGAGAAATCTTAGAGCGGGTAGACGGACGCCGACTGGTTTACAAGTTCGGAAGGAACGcgagaggatggagagagaccGAGAAGTGA